The proteins below are encoded in one region of Micromonospora sp. DSM 45708:
- a CDS encoding ABC transporter ATP-binding protein has translation MTDTAPAVELAGLTKTFGPVTAVDGLSLRITPGEVVAFLGPNGAGKTTTVDMLLGLARPDAGTVRLFGGSPTDAVRHGRVAAVMQTGGLLKDLTVAETVRMTAHFYGHTRPVAEVLERAGIAGIADRAVGRCSGGQQQRLRFALALLPDPDLMVLDEPTTGMDVEGRRDFWQAIRADARSGRTVLFATHYLDEADAYADRIVLVRAGRVVADGTTAEIKNLAAGRVVRATLPDADQAALAALPGVRSVEVRGDAILVHSEDSDVVARHLLTRTEARDLEITSRNLEDAFLALTAAA, from the coding sequence ATGACCGACACCGCACCGGCCGTGGAACTGGCCGGACTCACCAAGACCTTCGGCCCGGTGACCGCCGTCGACGGGCTCAGCCTGCGGATCACCCCCGGTGAGGTGGTGGCCTTCCTCGGCCCCAACGGCGCCGGCAAGACCACCACGGTGGACATGCTGCTCGGGCTGGCCCGACCGGACGCCGGCACGGTCCGGCTCTTCGGCGGCAGCCCGACCGACGCCGTCCGGCACGGCCGGGTCGCCGCCGTGATGCAGACCGGCGGCCTGCTCAAGGACCTCACCGTCGCCGAGACGGTACGGATGACCGCGCACTTCTACGGTCACACCCGGCCGGTGGCCGAGGTGCTGGAGCGCGCCGGCATCGCCGGGATCGCCGACCGGGCGGTGGGCAGGTGCTCCGGCGGCCAGCAGCAGCGGCTGCGGTTCGCCCTGGCGTTGCTGCCCGACCCGGACCTGATGGTGCTGGACGAGCCGACCACCGGCATGGACGTCGAGGGCCGGCGCGACTTCTGGCAGGCGATCCGGGCCGACGCCCGCTCCGGCCGGACCGTCCTGTTCGCCACCCACTACCTGGACGAGGCCGACGCGTACGCGGACCGGATCGTGCTGGTCCGGGCCGGCCGGGTGGTCGCCGACGGCACCACCGCCGAGATCAAGAACCTGGCCGCCGGCCGGGTGGTGCGGGCCACCCTGCCCGACGCCGACCAGGCCGCGCTCGCCGCGCTGCCCGGCGTCCGCTCCGTCGAGGTACGCGGCGACGCGATCCTCGTGCACAGCGAGGACTCCGACGTCGTCGCCCGGCACCTGCTGACCCGGACCGAGGCCCGGGACCTGGAGATCACCTCGCGCAACCTCGAGGACGCGTTCCTCGCCCTGACCGCCGCCGCCTGA